One window of Treponema denticola genomic DNA carries:
- a CDS encoding phosphatase PAP2 family protein: MTELTAASKELHFIHQWGIEVIRAVQNFSSPFLNEVMKIFTEASTYGFVVFIIGLYLWCIDYKKGLHLAYAAAFTSGLNGGIKRIFKIPRPFAHAPEIMLKSIGGFSTPSGHSSISAFIYPAVLFYKPFRGNLSKDTQSAKPQKSGSASVKIKIAAAIVLPLLVGFSRVYLGVHYPTDVLLGWGLGAFIFLSMMFFLPAIEAKLSTLTLNRTDESDAQNIKFKKTASIRFTLAALFSFILILISREKVNEAGLILGLAFGNIRILENSKYSFDASSGTWVQKFLRFIIGSALSCIPIMIFYLLKIDSSYAQYRLYRFLEFFAVGLIASGLAPIIFCRLKISGEDNADR; the protein is encoded by the coding sequence ATGACGGAACTTACGGCAGCTTCAAAAGAACTTCATTTTATTCACCAATGGGGAATAGAAGTAATCAGGGCTGTACAAAATTTTTCAAGTCCTTTTCTTAACGAGGTAATGAAAATTTTTACGGAGGCTTCCACTTACGGATTTGTAGTTTTTATTATAGGTCTGTATCTTTGGTGTATAGATTATAAAAAGGGGCTTCATCTTGCCTATGCCGCTGCCTTTACATCGGGACTCAACGGAGGGATTAAGCGTATTTTTAAAATTCCCCGGCCCTTTGCTCATGCTCCTGAAATTATGCTTAAAAGCATAGGCGGTTTTTCAACACCTTCGGGCCATTCTTCGATAAGTGCTTTTATCTATCCGGCTGTTTTGTTTTATAAGCCCTTTAGAGGAAACCTCTCAAAAGATACCCAATCGGCAAAGCCTCAAAAAAGCGGCTCAGCTTCGGTTAAGATAAAAATAGCAGCTGCAATTGTTCTTCCTCTATTGGTAGGCTTTTCACGGGTTTATCTCGGTGTGCATTATCCGACCGATGTCTTATTAGGCTGGGGCCTTGGTGCGTTTATCTTTTTAAGTATGATGTTTTTTCTTCCCGCAATTGAAGCAAAGCTTTCCACATTAACATTAAATAGAACAGATGAGAGCGATGCCCAAAACATTAAATTCAAAAAAACTGCATCTATAAGGTTTACCCTTGCGGCTCTTTTTTCATTTATACTCATTTTAATTTCGAGAGAAAAGGTAAATGAAGCCGGCCTTATACTTGGACTGGCTTTTGGAAATATCCGTATCCTTGAAAATTCGAAGTATAGCTTTGATGCTTCTTCGGGAACTTGGGTTCAAAAATTTTTACGTTTTATAATCGGGTCTGCTCTTTCCTGTATTCCGATTATGATTTTTTATCTTTTAAAAATAGATTCAAGCTATGCACAATACAGGCTCTACCGCTTTTTGGAATTTTTTGCAGTAGGTCTTATTGCCTCAGGGCTTGCTCCGATAATATTTTGCCGCTTAAAAATTTCGGGAGAAGATAATGCAGATAGGTAA
- the mnmE gene encoding tRNA uridine-5-carboxymethylaminomethyl(34) synthesis GTPase MnmE — translation MQIGKYSLDDPIAAIATALSPAALGIVRTSGKGAIDLASAIFSKPEKLKEAQGNTILHGWVLDPESKKEVDEVTACVYREPKSFTGEDSVEFICHGGTAVVLKIYRLLIESGFRAAEGGEFTFRAFANGKADLTRAEAVNEIINSKTDINIELAAGRLSGNLFSGIEEIKQNLTAVIAAADVEIEYPEDEETSQGAFSPDLILRIIEPLKDLADSWAAEKIFIQGAKVVLAGKTNAGKSSLFNALLKEDRAIVSDIHGTTRDWLEASLNFNGIPVSLYDTAGIRYTKDSIEAIGVERSLEMSRNADLILYLCDPKDILSAGSLNKDDSEFIKNAKAPVITVITKEDLLDTESKEKIKEILKAEKIKEPIIISSKASNGIKALSEKAYSVLAKNTGSSGFSKTASLGSERQRDAVQKALDVLKTAYQNSLEGFPLDLIVEDLEEALSFLGEITGEVRSDDILDKVFSGFCVGK, via the coding sequence ATGCAGATAGGTAAATATTCCCTAGACGATCCTATAGCTGCAATAGCTACGGCCCTAAGCCCTGCCGCTTTGGGTATTGTCCGCACTTCGGGGAAGGGGGCGATAGACCTTGCTTCCGCAATCTTTTCAAAACCTGAAAAACTAAAAGAAGCCCAAGGCAACACTATCCTGCACGGCTGGGTTTTAGATCCCGAATCCAAAAAAGAAGTCGATGAGGTTACGGCCTGCGTTTATCGGGAACCTAAAAGTTTTACGGGAGAAGATTCAGTCGAGTTTATCTGCCATGGCGGAACTGCCGTAGTTTTAAAAATTTACCGCCTTTTAATCGAAAGCGGTTTTAGAGCGGCCGAGGGCGGGGAGTTTACATTCCGTGCCTTTGCGAACGGAAAGGCCGATCTAACGCGGGCCGAAGCTGTAAACGAGATAATCAATTCAAAAACCGATATAAATATAGAGCTCGCAGCAGGCCGCCTGTCGGGAAATCTTTTTTCGGGCATAGAGGAAATAAAGCAGAACCTTACGGCTGTCATCGCTGCGGCCGATGTCGAAATAGAATATCCTGAAGATGAGGAAACAAGCCAAGGTGCATTTTCTCCCGATTTGATTTTACGGATTATCGAACCTCTAAAAGATTTAGCCGATTCATGGGCAGCTGAAAAAATCTTTATTCAAGGAGCTAAGGTTGTTCTTGCGGGTAAGACCAATGCAGGAAAGTCATCCCTCTTTAACGCCCTCCTAAAAGAAGACAGGGCCATAGTTTCGGATATTCACGGGACGACAAGGGACTGGCTTGAAGCTTCCCTAAACTTTAACGGCATCCCCGTAAGCCTTTACGATACGGCGGGTATACGCTATACTAAGGATTCGATAGAGGCTATCGGTGTCGAGCGGAGCTTGGAGATGAGCCGGAATGCCGACCTCATCCTCTACCTTTGCGACCCTAAAGATATCTTGTCCGCAGGTAGTTTAAACAAGGATGATTCCGAGTTTATAAAAAATGCAAAGGCTCCGGTAATTACAGTTATCACAAAAGAGGACTTACTCGATACCGAGTCAAAAGAAAAAATAAAAGAAATCTTAAAAGCCGAAAAAATTAAAGAGCCCATAATAATTTCATCAAAGGCTTCTAATGGGATTAAGGCTTTGTCTGAAAAGGCCTATTCTGTTCTTGCAAAAAATACAGGCAGTTCCGGCTTTTCAAAAACAGCTTCCCTCGGAAGTGAAAGACAGAGGGATGCCGTTCAAAAGGCCTTGGATGTGCTCAAAACAGCCTATCAAAATTCTCTTGAAGGCTTCCCCCTCGACCTCATCGTAGAAGACCTTGAAGAAGCCTTAAGCTTTTTGGGCGAAATTACCGGAGAAGTCCGCTCCGATGATATCCTTGACAAGGTTTTTTCAGGCTTTTGTGTCGGAAAGTAA
- a CDS encoding CpXC domain-containing protein — translation MKINCPCDKSFEIEHNAKINLDKEPEILKKIADGSYLTFKCPQCGRKVRSEIKTRIEWPSKKLILLFVPEADRIACLSSCSGLKEINEKTKKAEKIEYEKADETPVIGYSELAERIAVVEAGLDPHAMEVLKFFILDSGKDIKGKKIKIFFHSVNDDGSFEFYVYGLKEDQVAVMKIPVKLYDSICQDIKSKKKSEIFTAVYLGNYLSYQNIFTEGRDS, via the coding sequence ATGAAAATAAATTGTCCTTGCGATAAAAGTTTTGAAATTGAACATAATGCCAAAATAAATTTAGACAAAGAACCTGAAATATTAAAAAAAATAGCTGACGGTTCATATTTGACATTTAAATGCCCTCAATGCGGAAGAAAGGTCCGTTCAGAAATAAAGACAAGAATAGAATGGCCTTCCAAAAAGCTTATATTGCTCTTCGTTCCTGAAGCCGATAGGATAGCCTGCCTTTCCAGCTGTTCGGGATTAAAAGAGATAAACGAAAAAACAAAAAAGGCGGAAAAGATAGAATATGAAAAAGCCGATGAAACCCCGGTTATAGGCTATTCGGAATTGGCCGAGCGTATTGCCGTTGTAGAGGCCGGCCTCGATCCTCATGCCATGGAAGTTTTAAAATTCTTTATATTGGACAGCGGAAAAGACATAAAGGGCAAAAAGATAAAAATCTTTTTCCACTCGGTAAACGATGACGGCAGCTTCGAGTTTTATGTTTACGGATTAAAAGAAGATCAAGTAGCGGTTATGAAAATTCCCGTCAAATTATATGACTCGATTTGTCAAGATATAAAAAGCAAAAAGAAGTCCGAAATTTTTACGGCAGTCTATTTGGGGAACTATCTTTCCTACCAAAATATTTTTACCGAAGGAAGGGATTCATAG
- a CDS encoding AMP-binding protein, with protein sequence MQTINDLGKYTFSALLRNSVLKFSNRPALSYVYEQPINYKELNEKIESIKALLHSLGIKPLDKVAIFSTSSPQWAISYFAIVTLGAVAVPLLPDFNESEASSCLKHSGARAIFAGEKLLAKLNNTDDLDVIINIHDFAVKKGEIKTDSPLPVHECKEEDTASIIYTSGTTGRSKGVVLTHKNLIFTAIAGQHCQRINQYEAALSILPMSHVYEFTIGFLMFMLNGACIYYLEGPPIPRNLLPALQKIRPHFMLTVPIVIEKIYKQKILPAFNASPLIKKIYGTKLGRKLLCRKAGKKLKKTFGGRLKFFGIGGSKTDPVVEQFMIDAKFPYAIGYGLTETSPLIAYSAVYKTVPGVIGGTIPGVEIKIGDKDPQTGIGELLVKGPNVMQGYYNAPDLTKEAFTEDGWFKTGDLCVIDNKGKVSLKGRSKNMILGAAGENIYPEDIEFVLNQHPLVSEALVVEGENTSLVAYVRLQDAIGDAVSGISNAIMHKREEVLNEIRFFVNSKVNKFSKIDKIELVEEFEKTASQKIKRYLYSLRHRKPQIEDVT encoded by the coding sequence ATGCAGACAATCAATGATCTCGGAAAATATACATTTTCAGCTTTATTAAGGAATTCGGTCTTAAAATTTTCAAATAGACCGGCTCTTTCATACGTATACGAACAACCCATAAACTACAAAGAACTTAACGAAAAGATTGAGTCTATAAAAGCCTTATTACATTCATTGGGTATAAAACCCCTCGATAAGGTGGCAATTTTCAGCACAAGCTCGCCGCAGTGGGCCATTTCGTATTTTGCGATAGTAACACTTGGAGCCGTCGCCGTACCTCTTTTACCTGATTTTAATGAAAGTGAAGCTTCATCGTGTTTAAAGCATTCAGGAGCAAGGGCTATCTTTGCCGGAGAAAAACTTTTGGCAAAGTTAAACAATACCGATGACCTTGATGTCATAATCAATATACATGACTTTGCAGTAAAAAAGGGAGAAATAAAGACGGATAGTCCCCTGCCTGTGCATGAATGTAAGGAAGAAGATACAGCTTCAATCATTTATACATCGGGAACAACGGGCCGTTCTAAGGGCGTCGTCCTTACACATAAAAATCTTATCTTTACAGCCATTGCAGGCCAGCACTGTCAACGTATAAACCAATATGAGGCAGCTCTTTCAATATTACCAATGTCCCATGTTTATGAGTTTACAATAGGCTTTTTAATGTTCATGCTGAACGGAGCCTGTATCTACTACCTTGAAGGTCCGCCTATTCCTCGAAACCTCCTGCCGGCTCTTCAAAAGATAAGACCTCATTTTATGCTGACGGTTCCGATTGTAATCGAAAAAATATATAAACAAAAAATTCTGCCGGCCTTTAATGCAAGTCCTCTTATAAAGAAAATTTACGGAACAAAACTCGGAAGAAAATTATTATGCCGTAAGGCCGGAAAAAAACTAAAAAAGACATTCGGAGGCCGTCTTAAATTTTTCGGTATAGGAGGCTCAAAAACCGACCCCGTCGTTGAGCAGTTTATGATTGATGCAAAATTTCCTTATGCAATAGGTTACGGCCTTACCGAAACTTCTCCATTAATTGCTTATTCCGCAGTGTACAAAACCGTTCCAGGGGTAATAGGCGGCACCATACCGGGCGTAGAAATAAAAATAGGGGATAAAGACCCTCAAACAGGAATAGGAGAGCTCTTGGTAAAAGGCCCCAATGTAATGCAAGGGTATTACAATGCCCCGGACTTAACAAAGGAAGCCTTTACCGAAGACGGCTGGTTCAAAACTGGCGACCTATGCGTCATAGATAATAAGGGAAAAGTCAGCTTAAAGGGAAGATCAAAAAATATGATTCTCGGAGCTGCAGGAGAAAACATCTATCCTGAAGATATAGAATTTGTTCTAAACCAGCATCCGCTTGTATCCGAAGCCCTTGTTGTCGAAGGAGAAAACACATCCTTAGTCGCTTATGTCCGCTTACAAGATGCCATAGGAGATGCCGTTTCAGGGATTTCCAATGCGATAATGCATAAGCGAGAAGAGGTGCTAAATGAGATAAGATTTTTTGTCAACTCAAAGGTCAACAAGTTCTCAAAGATAGATAAAATTGAACTTGTAGAAGAGTTCGAAAAAACTGCAAGCCAAAAAATAAAGCGCTATCTTTATTCTCTGCGTCATAGAAAACCCCAAATTGAAGATGTAACATAA
- a CDS encoding extracellular solute-binding protein translates to MKRYILFLILAAMLFTSCTKTEEDKIAVIWTDRAEFVSYCEVFNNSQNEYKIIVEYKRNPVDAIINTDVQPDIVIGSWLKGKSARVKFRKINNLFGEKKINKTDFYPELLNLGNISGNQYLLPISFNLPMIIFSSANKFKTKSDFSISTDEIRDFSIKFNKAAKGTYTAMGFSPRWSDDFLYMNTKGFNASFEEEKDFFSWNDKSLQNAINYIRDWSSEVNTSAAAEDDFKFKYLYDSPYVLVKNGRCLFYYVSSEELFSTPQKRLENIDFRWLAFSGKTPLKDDILYGGICSKAKNSKAAEAFFIWFFQVKTQEQLLNRANEMDLMINSFGLAGGFSALHQVTEKLLPRYYPLLLAHLPQTQSFYAPHILPSNWPMLKKEILMPYLKDACNASAYPNSIPSLNKRIAEWYKNQ, encoded by the coding sequence ATGAAAAGATATATTTTATTTTTAATCCTTGCAGCAATGCTTTTTACTTCATGTACAAAAACCGAAGAAGACAAGATAGCGGTCATCTGGACGGACAGGGCGGAGTTTGTTTCATACTGTGAAGTTTTTAATAACTCTCAAAATGAGTATAAGATTATTGTAGAATACAAAAGGAACCCTGTTGATGCCATCATAAATACTGATGTGCAGCCAGACATAGTTATAGGTTCATGGCTTAAGGGTAAATCCGCCAGAGTAAAGTTTAGAAAAATCAATAATCTCTTTGGGGAAAAAAAGATAAACAAAACCGACTTTTATCCCGAACTCTTAAACCTAGGAAATATTTCCGGTAATCAATATCTATTACCTATAAGTTTTAACTTACCGATGATTATTTTTTCTTCGGCAAATAAGTTTAAAACAAAGAGCGATTTTTCCATTTCTACTGATGAGATAAGGGATTTTTCAATTAAGTTTAATAAGGCAGCCAAAGGGACTTATACCGCAATGGGATTTTCGCCCCGATGGTCGGACGACTTTTTATACATGAACACCAAGGGCTTCAATGCCTCCTTTGAAGAAGAAAAAGATTTTTTTTCATGGAACGATAAATCCCTTCAAAATGCAATAAATTATATAAGAGATTGGAGCAGCGAGGTAAATACATCAGCTGCTGCCGAAGATGACTTTAAATTCAAGTATCTTTATGACTCGCCCTATGTTTTAGTCAAAAACGGAAGATGTCTTTTTTATTATGTCTCCAGTGAAGAGCTTTTTTCTACACCTCAAAAACGATTGGAAAATATAGATTTTAGGTGGCTGGCCTTCAGCGGAAAGACCCCCTTAAAAGACGACATTCTGTACGGAGGGATTTGCAGCAAAGCAAAAAACTCTAAAGCTGCCGAGGCTTTTTTTATTTGGTTTTTTCAGGTAAAAACCCAAGAACAGCTTTTAAATCGGGCCAATGAGATGGATTTGATGATAAACTCCTTCGGCCTTGCCGGGGGCTTTTCGGCCCTGCATCAAGTAACCGAAAAATTATTGCCAAGGTATTATCCTCTTTTACTTGCACACCTGCCTCAAACGCAAAGCTTTTATGCACCTCATATCTTGCCGAGCAATTGGCCGATGCTAAAAAAAGAAATTCTAATGCCCTATTTGAAGGACGCATGCAATGCCTCTGCCTACCCCAATTCTATTCCTTCTCTTAATAAAAGAATAGCAGAATGGTATAAAAATCAATAA
- a CDS encoding ClC family H(+)/Cl(-) exchange transporter, producing MTGKRLIYIISKMSNTGLNTKKILENWYGNHLIIAGESFIVGILTGLAVTAFRKSIDFLSSLRIDVYDKAVSGLLNPAFGTILSLGVLILTVIILGLFMGFIIKKYPMIKGSGVSQIKGKFMKKLDMSPWPELPLKFLGGVLNISAGLSVGREGPSVQIGAYIGSAFEKIGKTSHIERVCLVTSGAAAGLAATFGAPFAGIVFAIEDLHQYLSPLLLTCVMLGAFAGDLTASLFFKQGAIFDFHGLQLFPIKYFGWLILMGAAAAIIGHLFKKSIYTSQKMYRKLKIPPQFSPLIPYLISVPVCVFLPLAASGGDHLIEALAEHSFPLSMLVLILAAKIIFTGLSAGSGAIGGIFVPLLSCGALTGIIFSNILVYFNLIEAQYAVNLMVFAMAAFFTTVIKAPVTAIVLLAETSGNLFHLGGLVLTTAAAYITANIIKSPPNDEVLLKQILNSEDFSNKKEKAEDHGKQVFEVCVSPESFLDGKKIMDIQWPDDCLIVSIARGEEEIIPDGSTSISAGDRLVVLTHGHYVESHLEQIAEMAQVID from the coding sequence TTGACAGGCAAAAGGCTTATTTATATAATATCAAAGATGAGCAACACAGGTTTAAACACAAAGAAAATTCTTGAAAATTGGTACGGCAATCATCTTATTATTGCCGGAGAAAGTTTTATAGTGGGAATCCTCACAGGGCTTGCCGTTACGGCATTTAGAAAATCCATCGATTTTCTTTCAAGCTTGCGAATTGATGTTTATGATAAGGCAGTAAGCGGACTGTTAAACCCGGCCTTTGGTACAATCTTAAGCCTTGGCGTTTTAATTTTGACGGTAATTATTTTAGGCTTATTTATGGGCTTTATCATCAAAAAATATCCTATGATAAAGGGGAGCGGGGTTTCACAAATCAAGGGTAAATTTATGAAAAAGCTCGATATGAGTCCATGGCCTGAATTACCATTGAAATTTTTAGGCGGTGTTTTAAACATAAGTGCAGGCCTTTCAGTCGGACGGGAAGGCCCCTCCGTTCAAATCGGAGCGTATATAGGAAGCGCCTTTGAAAAAATCGGCAAGACTTCCCATATTGAAAGAGTCTGCCTTGTAACGAGCGGAGCTGCAGCAGGGCTTGCCGCAACTTTCGGAGCACCCTTTGCAGGAATCGTCTTTGCTATCGAAGACCTGCACCAATATCTGAGCCCCCTCCTTTTAACCTGCGTAATGCTCGGAGCCTTTGCAGGCGACCTTACAGCCTCCTTATTTTTTAAACAGGGAGCTATTTTTGATTTTCACGGTCTTCAACTTTTCCCTATAAAATATTTCGGCTGGTTAATTTTGATGGGGGCTGCGGCAGCCATAATCGGACATCTTTTTAAAAAATCGATTTATACGTCTCAAAAGATGTACAGAAAATTAAAAATTCCGCCCCAATTTTCGCCATTGATTCCGTATCTTATTTCGGTACCCGTCTGTGTTTTTTTGCCCCTTGCGGCAAGCGGAGGCGACCATCTGATTGAAGCCCTTGCAGAACACAGCTTTCCGCTTTCCATGCTCGTTCTGATTCTTGCGGCAAAGATAATTTTTACAGGTCTTTCGGCAGGCTCCGGAGCCATAGGCGGCATATTTGTTCCTCTTCTTTCATGCGGAGCCTTGACGGGAATTATATTTTCGAACATCTTGGTTTATTTTAATTTAATTGAAGCTCAATATGCCGTAAACCTGATGGTCTTTGCGATGGCCGCTTTTTTTACTACCGTAATAAAGGCTCCGGTTACAGCCATAGTTCTTCTTGCAGAAACAAGCGGAAACCTTTTCCATTTGGGAGGCTTGGTGCTGACCACAGCAGCTGCATACATTACGGCAAACATAATAAAGTCGCCGCCGAATGACGAGGTTCTTTTAAAACAAATTTTAAACAGTGAAGATTTTTCAAATAAAAAAGAAAAAGCAGAAGATCACGGCAAGCAGGTTTTTGAAGTTTGCGTTTCCCCCGAATCCTTTTTGGACGGAAAAAAAATTATGGACATTCAATGGCCTGATGACTGTTTAATCGTAAGCATTGCGAGGGGCGAAGAAGAAATTATTCCCGACGGCAGTACTTCCATTTCGGCAGGCGACAGGCTGGTGGTTTTAACGCACGGACACTATGTAGAATCCCATTTGGAGCAGATTGCAGAGATGGCTCAAGTTATAGATTAA
- a CDS encoding DUF3784 domain-containing protein, which translates to MTAFYIIAGLLAVFGILIHRFKFYFLIAGYNMMSKEEKEEYNASSIGKHVGLSLYLLSGLSLSVGLFFRFFQMSKQTEKLVIAVYVIFTMIAVSILLIKENKKRLNEVIPFIVFINIVVLIILAVVIFAG; encoded by the coding sequence ATGACAGCTTTTTATATAATTGCAGGATTGCTTGCGGTTTTCGGTATTTTAATTCATAGGTTTAAATTCTATTTTTTGATTGCAGGTTACAATATGATGAGTAAGGAGGAAAAAGAAGAATACAATGCATCTTCCATAGGTAAGCATGTAGGGCTTAGCCTCTATCTTCTTTCAGGCCTTTCCTTGTCCGTCGGCCTTTTTTTTCGGTTTTTTCAAATGTCCAAGCAAACCGAAAAACTTGTAATAGCAGTCTATGTAATTTTTACAATGATTGCAGTTTCAATCCTCTTGATAAAAGAAAATAAAAAAAGGCTAAACGAAGTTATTCCCTTTATCGTGTTTATAAATATTGTTGTTTTAATTATTTTGGCTGTAGTTATTTTTGCAGGGTAA
- a CDS encoding putative glycoside hydrolase produces the protein MALCEPMKMFYCGKRALRLAFVLLIIMLPLYAQDAFLAGSSEGLFKIDNFRVKKIWSDAAVFKISKAGNQWLFLTGKGLAASKNLKEFYYLNDKLPKKIIKNIDKNGNKTFIEKIPQLKDLEVHPFNPNIFVTATSSNVFLTRDSGKTWEDLGANHSVNGIKAVSVLDMPNSRGEKILTVFVSHSIAGMAWKQPDVNSKIWNDISDGLKKGPEGIEEISDIVFNQISNNSQVYCAQTFSGLMYKLDWNKKVFISLNEKEANNKKLVCVDSLNIIDNTVFGVMENDLFETDLIMPNTQTYTSKKLLKNYDKVKKYLKNSNYLCAFVPNSLTLFNGNLSLSELWLLHDKKNQKNPYLKISDGKKGIYTPTHQMRDEKSFEKHLKTINDNKLNALVIDMKDEYGFVRYESKNEDIKKYNGIKYTLDIEKLIKRAKAEKIYLIARIVVFKDKNLYRYNNGQYAVQDKETGKPWQGYNLYNGEKEIIQEHWVDPYNENVWKYNVDIAEELCSLGFDEIQFDYIRFPTDGLNLADVRYPARENGMDKVGALMSFLAYSRERIKAPISIDIYGANGWYRTGARTGQEVELLAEYVDVICPMFYPSHFSQSFLAYQPAEERPYRIYHQGSYRNKLMARNKVIVRPWAQAFFIPVSYDKKYYDENYVKRQILGIKDSIDEGYIYWNNSGRYLDLRPDGEGL, from the coding sequence ATGGCATTATGTGAGCCTATGAAAATGTTTTATTGCGGTAAAAGAGCTTTAAGGCTTGCTTTTGTTTTGTTGATTATTATGCTCCCGCTTTATGCTCAAGATGCTTTTTTGGCAGGAAGTTCTGAGGGTTTGTTTAAAATAGATAATTTTAGGGTAAAAAAGATTTGGAGTGATGCGGCGGTTTTTAAAATATCTAAGGCCGGAAATCAATGGCTTTTTTTAACCGGCAAGGGGCTTGCTGCAAGCAAAAACTTAAAAGAATTCTACTACCTAAATGATAAACTTCCAAAAAAAATAATCAAAAATATAGATAAAAATGGAAACAAAACTTTTATAGAAAAAATTCCTCAACTTAAAGATTTGGAAGTTCACCCCTTTAATCCGAATATCTTTGTTACTGCAACTTCAAGCAATGTTTTTTTGACACGGGATTCAGGAAAAACTTGGGAGGACCTTGGAGCCAATCATTCGGTAAACGGAATAAAGGCTGTCAGTGTTTTGGATATGCCTAATTCAAGGGGAGAAAAAATTTTAACGGTTTTTGTTTCTCACTCTATCGCAGGCATGGCTTGGAAACAGCCCGATGTAAATTCAAAAATTTGGAACGATATAAGCGACGGTTTAAAAAAAGGCCCTGAAGGAATTGAAGAAATATCGGATATTGTTTTTAATCAAATCTCGAATAACTCTCAAGTTTACTGTGCTCAAACATTTTCAGGTTTGATGTATAAGCTTGATTGGAATAAAAAAGTATTTATATCCTTAAATGAAAAAGAAGCAAACAATAAAAAGCTCGTTTGTGTAGATAGTTTAAATATAATAGACAATACTGTTTTCGGAGTTATGGAAAACGATTTATTTGAAACCGATTTAATTATGCCTAATACCCAAACTTATACTTCTAAAAAATTATTAAAAAATTATGATAAGGTTAAAAAATACCTGAAGAATTCAAATTATCTTTGTGCCTTTGTTCCGAATAGTTTAACTTTGTTTAACGGTAATTTATCTTTATCCGAGCTATGGTTATTACACGACAAAAAAAATCAAAAGAATCCTTATTTAAAAATCTCCGACGGTAAAAAAGGGATTTATACTCCTACGCATCAGATGCGGGATGAAAAATCTTTTGAAAAACATCTTAAAACGATCAATGATAACAAGCTCAATGCCCTTGTTATCGATATGAAAGATGAATATGGCTTTGTCCGCTATGAAAGTAAAAATGAAGATATAAAAAAATATAACGGAATAAAATATACTCTCGATATCGAAAAACTTATAAAAAGAGCAAAGGCGGAAAAGATTTATCTTATTGCCCGAATTGTCGTGTTTAAAGATAAAAATTTATATAGATATAATAACGGGCAGTATGCCGTTCAGGATAAAGAAACCGGTAAACCTTGGCAGGGCTATAATCTTTATAACGGAGAAAAAGAAATTATACAGGAGCATTGGGTCGATCCTTATAACGAAAATGTTTGGAAATACAATGTAGATATAGCCGAAGAACTTTGTTCCCTAGGCTTTGACGAAATTCAATTCGATTATATACGTTTTCCTACCGACGGCTTAAACCTTGCAGATGTCCGATACCCTGCAAGGGAAAACGGCATGGACAAGGTCGGTGCGCTTATGTCTTTTTTAGCTTACTCACGCGAAAGAATCAAAGCCCCTATTTCTATAGATATTTATGGAGCAAACGGCTGGTACCGCACGGGTGCCCGCACGGGGCAGGAGGTAGAACTTCTTGCAGAATATGTGGACGTTATCTGCCCGATGTTTTATCCCAGTCATTTTTCTCAAAGTTTTTTAGCTTATCAACCTGCCGAAGAAAGACCCTATCGAATTTATCATCAAGGTTCTTATAGAAACAAATTGATGGCACGCAACAAGGTAATTGTACGGCCTTGGGCTCAAGCTTTTTTTATCCCCGTTTCTTATGATAAAAAATACTATGATGAAAATTACGTAAAACGCCAGATCTTAGGAATTAAGGATTCCATAGATGAGGGCTATATCTATTGGAATAATTCGGGTAGGTATTTGGATCTGCGTCCTGACGGGGAGGGCTTATAA